The genomic window CTCGCGCACGGCATCACGGTCCGCGACCTCGGAACCCATCATCTGAAGGACATTCCGGAACCCGAACGCCTGTACCAAGTCACTGCCGACGGCCTGCAGACCGACTTCCCGGCACCGCGGACGCTCGGTACGGCGACCAGCCTCCCGGCCCCGGCGACGCCACTCCTCGGCCGCGACCACGACGTCGAGCGCATCAGGGCGCTGCTCGCGGATCCGGACGTCCGGCTCGTCACGCTGACCGGACCGGGTGGCGCGGGCAAGACCCGGCTCGCGATCGGCGCCGCGGCCGAGCTCCCGGCCAGGTTCCCCGGCGGTGTGTACTTCGTACCGCTCGCAGCAGCCACGTCCGGGCAGGTGCTGTGGTCGACGATCGCCGAGGTCCTGGACATCCCGCCGCGCGAGCGCGGCCGGGTGGTCGCGTACCTCGCCCAACGCACGCTGCTGCTGGTCCTCGACAACCTCGAACAACTCCAGGACGCCGGCCAGATAGTTGCCGAGATCATCGAAGGCGCCGGACAGGTGAAACTGCTCGTCACGTCCCGGCGCGCACTCGGGCTGCCTGGCGAGTACCGGCATCCGGTGGTTCCGCTGCAGGCCGGCGATGCTGACTCGGCCGCCGTACAGCTCTTCGTGCAACGTGCTCGAGCGGTGCGGCCCGAGTTCACGCTGACACCGGAGAACACGGCCGATGTCGTCGAGCTCTGCCGGCGACTCGACGGGCTGCCACTGGCGATCGAGCTGTGTGCGCCGCGCGTACGCCTGCTGAGCGTCAAGGAGCTGTCCGCACGGATCGGTCAGGCGCTGGACATCGCATCGACGAGTTCGGCGACGCCGGAACGTCAGCGCACGCTGCGCGCCACGATCGCCTGGTCGGATGCGCTGCTCACCCCCGAGTACCGGCGTACGTTCCGGCAACTCTCGGTCTTCGCCGGCGGCGCCGGGCTGGCCGCTGTCCAGAAAGTTGTCACCGGCATCGATCCGCTGGACGCGATCGCCGAGCTGTGCGACGCCAACCTGATCACGCTCGTCGAGGGACCGGACGGCACGCGCATCCGGCTCCTGGAGACCGTGCGGCAGTACGCCGCCGAGGGACTCACCGCCAAGCACGAAACCGCCCATGCCGTCTATTACGCCGACCTGGCTGAGGAGCTCGAACGCACGAAGCAGACCTCGCCCGACTACCCGATCGAGCGCGCCGAGGCCGACCTGGACAACTTCCGGGCGGCGCTCGCGTGGTCGACCGAGAACGACGTACCGACGGCTCTGCGGCTGTGCTCGGCGCTCGGCTGGGTCTGGATGCTCGGCGGCTACCTGGCCGAGAGCCGCGCCCGGCACGAGGAGGTCGTGGCTGCCGCCGGTACGACAGCCTCGCCGGAGCTGGCCGCGTGTCTACGTGGCCTGAGCAACCTGCTGCTGGTCCAGGGCGAGATCGAGCGCGCGCACGAGGTGACGACCCGCAGTCTGCAGCTGGCCCGGGACCTCGGCGATCCGGCCGGCGTCGCGTTCGGGCTGACCGTTCTCGGTTCGGTACAACGCGCGCAGGGCGACTTGGAGGCGGCTCGGACGACGCTGACCGACGCGGTGGGCCGGCTGCGTGCTCTCGACGAGCCGTGGCGGCTGGCCCGGGTGCTCGGCCATCTCGGCGGGATCGAGGAGGAGCTCGGGAACTTCGGGCCCGCGGAGGAGCTGTTGCGCGAGGCACTCACCCGAACCGAGGAACTCGGGGACGTGCACGAGATCGCCGCTCAGGGACAGAACCTGGCCTACCTGCTGATCCTCGCCGGGCGGCTCTCCGAAGCCGCTGACCTGGTCCTCGAGCTGCGGCCGACCGTGCTGGCGCTCGGCAGCCCGGGCCTCACGATGGCGTTCTCGAACACCGCGATGAATCTGTTGCTCCGTCGCGGCGATCCGGTCGGCGCGGCGCGCTTGTTCGGTGCGGAGGAGGCAATGGGCGAGCGCCTGCAGATCCCCAATCCGTACCTGGCCGAGGAGCTCGCCGAGGCGCTCGAGCTGGTCGGCGACACGCTGTCCCGCGCCGATTGGGAGGGGTATCGCCAGGCGGGGCGGGCGGAGCGGGTCGAGGATCTGCTGGACCGGTTGACGTTTCCGGCCGGTTGACCACCGAGAGTACGGAACTACATACTGCTTCCACCGCCGTCGGCGGGCTGCTGTGGGGGCAGCTGGGGACTCATGGGGAAACGAGGGGGGCACGCTGTGCATGCCTTGAAGTTGTTTCGTGCTGCGCTGATCACGGGGATTCTCGGTACGTCGCTGGCGGTTCCGGCGACCGCTATGGCCGAGGACCCGCCGCCGACCAGCTCCGTCGACGTCAGTTCGACGACATTGAACCCGGGGGACACCTTCACCGTCACCGAGACGGTGTACAACAAGATCGCGATCCCGATCGAGGGCGGCAAGGCGGCCCTGTACGCCCAGGGCGCCAACCTGACCGACTGGGTCGACCTGGTCAGTTGCACGGGGGCAACGATCTGCTATCCGTTCAACGGCCAGCACTTCCGCGGTGACGTCGGCGACGTACCGCCGGGCGAGAGCCGGACCGTGGTGTTCACGTTCCGCGTGAAGGACGACCCGGCGGCCGGTCCGTTCGTACTGGTGGACCAGTTCATCGGCGACAACTACTCGTTCGATGCCTACACCGGGCCGACGATCACGATCACGCCGCGAGCGGCCGATGTCGCGGTGTCGCTGACCGCGTCGGCGCGGAGCCTGCTCACGACGCGGATCACGTACACGATCACCGTCAAGAACAACGGACCGGGCGACGCGACCGGGATCCGGGTGGTCGGCACCTATCCGGCCGGCCTGGTCTGGGCGGGCTCGACCTGTACCCGCGTGGGTACGACGAGATCCGTCAACTGCGACATCGCCTCGCTGGCGGCCGGCGCGAGTACGACGCGCACGCTCTCGGCGGACACCACGCTGCTCACGGTCGGATCGTTGACCGCGACGGCGCAGCGGACGGCGAGCTCGCCGGACGATCCGGTGGCGGCGAACGACAAGGCCAGCCGCACCTGCAACGCGCTGACCGGGTTGATCGTGCACTGCTGACGTACTGAGGTTTCGCTGACGGCCGGCGGCCGCGGGTTCTCGAGTCCCCGCGGCCGCCGGCTTCTGTTGTGTGTCTTGCGTCGAGGGGTGGCAGAGGTTTACGGTCCGGGTTAACGTTTAAGTGAGTGTTAGTGAGCACTTCTTCGAAACTTGGAGCAACTATGATCAGTCGGCGGCGGTTTCTGCAGGTGAGCGGGGCGGCCCTCGGCGCCTCGACGCTGGCAGCCTGCGGGGACGGTGGAGCAGCAGGAGGCGGTGCGAAGGCGTCGAGCGAGCTCAAGCTACCGACGTACAAACCGTTCGAAGGGCTGCACCCGGACCTGCCCGGGGCCGCGTCCGGCCTCGAGCCCGGCTTCCTGAGGTTCCCGGCGGACGCGGTGGCGAGCGTCAAGGCGCCGCCGCTGAAGAACGCGGTGACCGCGCTCACCGAAACGTTCGCGACCCCGCCGCCGCCGATGGGCAGCAACCCGATGTGGCAGGCACTCAACCAGGCGCTCGGCGCCGAGCTCAAGCTCACCATCGGCACCGACCCGGGCTATCCGGAGAAGTTCGCCACGCTGCTGGCCAGCGATTCGCTGCCGGACCTGATGTGGCTGCCGCCGAACCAGGGCATCCCGAACATCGGCCCGATGCTCGAGGCGAAGTTCCAGGACCTGACCAAGTACCTGTCCGCCGACGCCGTGCTGGAGTACCCGAACCTGGCCGCGCTGAAGCCGGCCTCCTGGCGGACGGCTGTTGTCAACGGCAAGATCTGGGGTGCGCCGATCCCGTCCACACCGTTCGGCCAGGTGATGATGGGCAATCCGAAGACCTGGGCGAAGGTCGGCGGTCTGCAGTGCAGCACGGCGGACGAGTTCTTTGCCAAGTGCAAGGAGCTGACCAACGGTACGAACTATGCGCTCGAGCCGGCCATCATCAACATGCTGCACATGTTCGGCGAGTGGTTCGGTGCCCCGAACTCCTGGCGGGTGAACCAGGACCGGTCGCTGACGCACCTGTACGAGACCGACAACTACAAGGCCGCCGTCGAGTACGCCGCCAAGCTCTGGGCCGCGAAGGTCTTCTACCCCGACCTCAACCTCGCCGACGCGACGCCGAAGACCGTGAACGGGCAGATCGCCGCGCAGGTCGTGGTCGGTCCGCGAGCGACCGCGGACTTCCGCAATCTCGACCCGACGCTGTTCGTGGACACGATGATCCCGTTCGGCCACGACGGCAAGGCGAAACCCACCTACGACATGGGCTACGGCACGGTCGGGTTCACGCCGTTCAAGAAGACCGGCGAGGGCCGGATCCGCGAGCTGCTCGCGCTGATGGACTACCTGTCGGCGCCGTTCGGCACCAAGGAGTACCTGGTGAAGAACTTCGGCGTCGAGGGCCAGCAGTACCAGCTGGACGCGCAGGGGAACCCGGTGCTCACCAAGGCCGGCAACCAGCAGGCGCCGGGCCTGGTCAGTGCGCTGCAGATCATGAACTCGCCGGAGAGCGTGATCTTCAACCCGGCGTACCCTTCCGACACCCAGAAGATCTACGCGACCGAGCAGAAGCTGCTGAAGTACGCGATGCGGAACCCGACCGCCGGCACGTACTCCGACACGTCGAGCAAGGTCGGCCCGAAGCTGACCGCGGCGTTCCGGGACACCATCGTCGACATCGTCACCGGCCGGCACAAGATGGACGCGTACGACGCGGCGCTGAAGCGCTGGAAGTCCGGCGGCGGTGACAAGATGCGGGACGAGTTCGCGGCCGTACTGCCGGCGAGCGTTCCGGTCACCGGCTCGTGATGCTGAAGCCGAGCGCCCCGAAGCGGCAGGCCAGGAACGGCCTGCCGCTGAAGGCGAAGTGGGCCCGGGACTGGCAGATGGTGCTGCTGATGATCCCCGGTGTGCTGTTCCTGCTGGTGTTCTTCTACCTGCCGGTGATCGGCAACGTGGTCGCGTTCCAGGACTTCCAGCCGTACCTCGGGATCATGCACAGCGAGTGGAACGGCCTGCAGAACTTCGTCAATCTCTACGACAACCCGGACTTCTGGGACGCGCTGCGGAACACGCTGCTGCTGGCCGGCGTCCAGCTGCTGCTGTTCTTCCCGGTGCCGATCGGGCTGGCGCTGATCGTCGACTCGCTGGTCAGCAACCGTTTCCGGAAATGGTTCCAGACGATTGCCTACCTGCCGCACTTCCTGTCCTGGGTGCTGGTCGTGACGCTGTTCCAGCAGTCGCTGGGCGGGGCCGGCTTCGTCAACAACCTGCTCCGGCACGCGGGCCTGGACCCGATCCCGTTCATGACGAATCCGGACACGTTTCCGCTGCTGGTCGTCGCGCAGCTGATCTGGAAGGACGCCGGCTGGGCGATGATCATCTTCCTGGCCGCGCTGACGACTGTGGACGTGTCGCTCTACGAAGCGGCCGCCGCGGACGGCGCCGGCCGCTGGCGGCGGATGTGGCACATCACGCTGCCGTCGCTGCGCACCGTCATCGTGCTGCTGCTGATCCTGCGGATCGGCGACATCCTCAGCGTCGGGTTCGAGCAGTTCATCCTGCAACGCGACTCGGTCGGCCCGGGCGCTGCCGAAGTACTGGACACGTTCACGTACTACGCGGGTGTGGTCGGTGGTGACTGGAGCAGCGGCGCCGCGGCCGGGTTGGCCAAGGGCGTGGTCGGAGCCCTGCTGCTGTGGGGCGCGAACTCGCTCGCGCACCGGTTGGGCGAACCGGGCATCTTCCAGAAACGAGGCGTTTCATGAGGCCGGTGTGGAAGGAGAGCCCGTCTCCTGGCTACCAGGCGATCAAGGCGGTGATCCTCGGCGGCTTCGCGCTGGTGATCGTGATCCCGATCCTGGTCGTGATCTCGACGTCGCTGGCCAGCGACAAGGACATCATCAACGCCGGCGGATACGTGCTGTGGCCCTCGCATCCGACGTTCAAGGCATACCAGACGCTGTTCTCCGGTGGGCTGATGGGCCGGGCGATCCTGGTCAGCGTGTTCGTCACCGTGGTCGGTACGGCGATCGCACTGGCGGTGACGATCGCGCTCGCGTACGCCACCTCGCGGCCGGTGCTGTTCGGCCGGCCGGTGTTGCTGATGGTGCTGTTCACGTTGCTGTTCGCGCCCGGCATCATCCCCATGTTCCTGGTGGTGAAGCAGCTCGGGCTGCTCGACAGCCTGTGGTCGCTGATCCTGCCGGGCGCGCTCGGTGCGTTCAACTTCGTTGTCCTGCGCACCTTTTTCATGAACGTGCCGGGCGAACTGCTGGAGAGCGCGCGGATCGACGGCGCCAGCGACTTCACGATCCTGCGCCGGATCATCATGCCGCTGTCGAAGGCGGTGATCGCGGTCGTCGGGCTGTTCTACGCGGTCGGGTTCTGGAACGCGTTCTTCAATGCGTTGCTCTACCTGAACGACACGTCGAAGTGGCCGGTGCAGGTGATCCTGCGGACGTACGTGCTGCAGGGCAAGTCGCTGTCCGCGGATCAGCTCGGCGTACACCCGCCGCCGCAACCGCAGTCCCTGCAGATGGCCGTCGTGGTCGTCGCGCTGGTACCGATCGCGATGGTCTACCCGTTCCTCCAGCGCCACTTCACCAAGGGCGTCATCACCGGCGCAGTCAAGGGCTAGGGCATAAGCTCGCTCTATGTCCTCACCTTTGGCGGAGCGGCCGACGCTGCGGATGGTGGCGAAGGAGGCGGGTGTCTCGGTCGCGACCGTGTCGTACGTGCTGTCCGGGCGGCACCGCAGCCACACGATCAAGGACTCGACCGCGGACCGGGTCCGCGAGGCCGCGTCCCGCCTGGGTTACCGGCGCAACGACGCGGCCCGCGCGATCCGGACCGGCAAGTCGGACTTGGTCCTGCTCTCGCTGAGCGTGCTCGCGGACCCGTGGTCGCAGGCGGTCGCGGCCACCGTCAGTTCGGCGGTGAGCCCGCTCGGCAAGACCGCGCTGATCGTCGCCGACGGCGACTGGCGGACGGTACTGACGAACCGGACGCCGGACGTGATCTTCATCGACAGCATCAAGCCGGATCCTTCGCACGCCGAGGAGCTCGCCGCCTTCGCCGCGCAGGGTGTGCAGATCGTCGTGTTCAGCGAAACCCTGGAGCCGCAAGGCTTCGACGTGATCCGCTCCGGTGCAGAACCGCGCTGTCACCTCGCGGTCGAGCACCTGCTCGAACACCACGACCGGGTCGGCGCACTGACCTCGCGGACGACGGGGTTCGCGCGCTTCGACGCGTACGTCAACACGCTGCGCGCGGCCGGCAAGCCGATCGACAGCAACCAGATCGAGGTCTTCGAGCAGCACCCCGAGGGCGCGTACCGGGCCGCGATGGCGTTGCTGTCCAAGCCGGATCGGCCGACCGCGCTCTACTGTACGACCGACTTCGCCGCGATCGCCGCGGTCCGGGCGGCGCACCGGCTGCGGATCGACGTACCGCGGGACCTGGCCATCGTCGGCGTCGGCAACACGCCCGAGGGCGAGACGCTGGACCCGTCGCTGTCCACCGTCGGCCCGGTCGGCTTCAACGAGGCACTCGCGAACATCATCGTCGGACGCTTGACCGATCGAGAGGGTGCGCCTGGTGAAGTGTTCGACTTCCCCTGGCAACTGATCGTCCGGGAATCTTCTTGAGCGAACCGAAGCTCGTACCGCCGGGTCAAGGCTGGACCGTCGTCGACGTCGGCGAGTCCGATACGACGGTCTACTGCCGAGGAAACGTCTACGCCAAGTGTTGCGCCGCGCCCGGCGTAGCCGAACTGTCTGCCGAACGCGACCGGATCAGCTGGCTGTCCGGCACCGGGGTGCCTGGGGCAACAGTCATGGATTGGTCGGAGTCGGACGAAGGCGCGTGCTTGCTGACGTCTGCGGTGCCGGGGGTCCGTGGTGATCTCCTACCCAGCAGCTCGCACGAGCGGGCGATGTGGAGTCTGGGGCGGGTGTTGCGGGAGCTGCATTCGCTGGAGGGCTGTCCGTTCGAGCGGCCGTTGGCGGAGGTGATTGCTACCGCGGCGGACGTCGTACGGCGGGGTGCTGTCAATTCGCAGTTCCTGACCGACGAGTGGCGCAGGGTTCCGCCGGAGGAGTTGCTGGCGGAGGTCGTTGCTGAGAGCGCCTACGTGGAGAAGGTGCTGGAACCGGTCGTCTGTCACGGGGACGCCTGCCTGCCGAACATCTTCTTCGATCCGGACACGCTGGAGGTGACCGGGCTGATCGACCTCGGGCGGCTCGGGATCGCCGACCGGTACGCCGACCTCGCGCTCACCACGATCCAGCTGCACGACGAGTGGTCCGCGGACCCGGCGCCGTTCCTCCAGGCATACGGCGTACCCGATCCGGACCCGCGCCGCCTACACTTCTTCCGCCTTCTCGACCCACTGACCTGGGGCTGACCATGACCGAAGTCGACATCGTCGCGTTCGTCGTATCCCGTGAGCACGCGTTCGACGGCCGCCCCGGCGACGGTCCGCGCCCGGACCCGGCGCCGGTCGACCGTGCGGAGATCGAGGTCCGCGCCGGCCTCGGCATCGTCGGCGACCGGTACTACGGCCAGACCATCCACAAGAACGCCGCCGTCACCTTCATCGACGAGGCGTCCCTCGACGAGGTGGTCCGCGTACTCGGCCTGCCCGGCCCGCTCGACCCACACCTGACCCGTCGCAACATCACCCTCCGCGGCTTCCCGATCGACGAACTCGCCGCCCGCCGGACCCCCGACGGCACCCGCCACCCGGGCCGCCGCTTCACTCTCGACGGCATCACCTTCCAGGCCAACCGCCCCGCCAACCCGTGCGCCTGGATGGACGAGGTCCTCGCGCCCGGCGCCATGAAGGCCCTCCGCAAGCGCGGTGGCATCCGCGCCACCCCGCTCACCTCAGGCACCCTCCGCCTCGGCCCAGCGACCCTCACCGTCCTCGACTGACCGGAACCTCGGACCCGAGCTCCCGGATCAACGTCGTCGGCTTCCCCGCGATCGAACGACGCAGTCCCGGCATCCGCAGTACTTTCAGCAACATCCGCCGCGCAACCAACTCCCAGCGGCTCCTCGGCAAGAACCACCGCGCGGTCGACCGCGCAACCTTCTGCTTCTCCTCGACCACCGGCCGCCAAATGCGTTCGTACTCGGCCATGCCGGCCTCGACCGACGACGCCGCAACCAACTTCTCCGCCAGCAAGAAGGCACCGGCAATCCCCAGCGACGCGCCTTGCCCGGCCAGCAACGACACCGCGCCGCACGCGTCACCGACGAGCACGACCCGTCCCGAACTCCATCGCGGCATCACCACCTGCGCGACCTGGTCGTAGTAGATCCGCTCCGGCTCCGGACACAACGCCAACGCCCGCGGCACCACCCACCCCAGCCCCGAGTACGCCGACCTGATCGCGGCTCGGGTGTCCGCCGGTACGTCGGGATCCGCCGTCCGGTGCACCGCGAACGACGCCACCCGCCCGTCCCGCAACGCGTAGAACCCGAACTGGCTGCCCCGCGTGTCGGTCAGGCAGAACCGCCCGCCGATCTCGTCGTGAATCTCCGGCGCGTCGAAGCTGTACGCCGCCGTGTGGAACCCGAGGAACCTGACGTACGACGAACCGAACACCTCCCGGCGTACGGCGGAATGGATGCCGTCGGCACCTATCAGGGCATCCCCGTCCAGCGACGACCCGTCCGCGAGCTCCACCCGAACGCCGTCGGCGCGCGACGTGACGCCGGTGAGCGTCGCGCCGTACCGCAGCTCCACTGTGCTGGGCAGGTGATCGCGCAGTACCTTCTCAAGGTCCGGCCGCATCACGCTGAGCAGGTCGCCCTCGGCGAACTGCTTGATGTCGATCCCCGCCTGCCGGCGGCCGCGTTCGTCGACGAGGACCGCCTCGTCGACGTGGTACGCGACCTCCTGCAGCGCGGGCAGCAGGCCCATCGCGGCCATCGCGTCGTACCCCGGACCGAAGAAGTCGATCATGTAGCCCTGCGGGCGCGGGCCGGGGCTCCGCTCGAGCACAGTGACGTCCTGGCCGAGCGTCGAGAGGCGGTTTGCCAGCGCCAGTCCGGCGATCCCGGCTCCGCAGATGATTGCATGCATTCAACTCACCAGCCTTTGCAGAACAGCCTTTAGCGCCGGGGGTTCCGGCCCGAGGGTGCGGTGGAGGAGCAGGCCGTCGATGGCGGCGGCGAGGACGGCGGCGGTTCCGGCCGGCTCCGGTACCTGGTGGATCGTCAGCCAGTCGGCGACCCGGGTCCGGAAGTCGGTGAGGATCGCGGCGATCTGCGTACGCAGGCGTTCGTCGCGGGTCGCGGCCAGGTACGTCTCGGTGAAGAGCAGCGACATCGGGTCGGTTCCGTCGTACTGCTCGACCGAGGCCAGCATGGCCTCGATCCCGGCGGCCGGCGTGGTCGCGGCCATGAACAGCTCGTCGGTTGCCGCCAGCACCTGGCGCATGGCGGCGATCGCGGCGGCGGTCAGTACGTCCTGGACCGACGAGAAGTGGTAGTGCACGACGCTCGGCGTGACCCCGGCGCGGTCGGCGAGGATGCGGGTGCTGACGGCGGACCAGCCGCGTTCGGGGATCAGTTCGGCCGCCGCGGCCAGCAGCCGCAGCCGGACCTCCTGACCTTGCTTTGCCGTCGGCGCCATCTCGAAATCCTCCAGGGCGATCGTCCTGTACGATCGTCCTGATCGTAGCGATGAGAACAGCCCGGGCACAAGGCCCGGGCTGGACGGGACTACCTCACGGACCTACTTACGGCCGAACTTCCACCATTTCGGCTTGTTCATCTTGATCTCGTCCGGCTCCATCGGCGGCGGCACCGGCGGGCGCGACTCCTCGGTCAGGAAGTTGCCGGACTCGGTGTCGTACGGCGTGACGCCGAGCTTGCGGCTGATCTCCATCACGATCGGGATCGACCGCGGACCGTCGTTCAGGTAGAAGGTGATGTCGTGGACCTCGACACCCTTGCCGATCGTCATCTCGACGTCGAAGTCCGCGCTCCGCAGCGCCAACCACGACGGCTTGCTGGTGTCGACGTCCGGCACCACCTCCCGCACCGCCGCCACCACCTCGGTCGCGGTCCCGACCGAGGGCGGCTCGTAGTCGACCGGCACGTCGTCGAGGCGTCGAATGCCTCCTGGCCCTCGCATCGCATACACAGCCCAGCTCATACCCCCAGCATGCCAGGCGGTCAGCGTTTACGCGCCGCGAGGATCGCAAACGTCAGGTACTGGCCCTTGTCGGCTTCGAGCATCCCGATCGATCCGGACCGCCGCTCGTCCCGGTACCCGGCGACCGCACGTGACCACCGCAGCCAGTCCGCCCACCCGTTCTCCTGGAGCCGGGCCGCAGTGACATCGACCAACTCGGTGGTCGCCCACCGGAACTGAGGTCCGTCATCCGGCACAGGGTAGCGGTGGGTAAACGGGATGTGCTTGGGATTTCTGGCGGGGCAGAGTGGGGGAATGGTTGAACTTGATCCGGTGATCCGGTCGTTCTATCGGGATCGGTACGTCGAGGACGAGCGGCTGGTGGTGCGCGGGCACGGGCGGCTGGAGTTCGTGCGGACGCAGGAGTTGCTGCGGCGGTGGTTGCCGCCGGCGTCCGTCGTACTGGACGTCGGTGGTGCGACCGGCGTCCACGCGCGGTGGCTGGCGGTGGACGGGCATCAGGTGACGTTGGTGGATCCGGTGCCGGAGCACGTCTCGGCGGCCGCCGCCGTCGGGGGTTTCGCGGCTGAGGTCGGTGATGCACGGGCACTGCGGCAGGCGGATGCGAGTGTGGACGTGACGCTGCTGCTCGGTCCGCTGTATCACCTCGTGGACGCCGCGGACCGCGCGCAGGCGCTGGCGGAGGCCGTACGGGTGACGCGGCCCGGTGGCTTGGTCGTCGCGGCGGCGATCAACCGGTACGGCGGGTTACTCGAAGCCGGCAGCAACGGGACGCTGACCGACGAGAATCTCCACGTGTTCACCGAGGCGTTCGCGTCCGGCGCGATCGACGGGTCGTACGGGTTCACAGTCGCGTACTTCCACCACGCCGACGAACTGGCCGGCGAACTCGCGGCCGCCGGCCTCGCTGAGGTCGACGTACTCGGGGTGGAAGGTCCGGCCGCGAACATCCTTCAGAACGCCGCTCCGGAGCAGGTCGACGACCTGCTCCCGTCCGCGGTGCTGTTCGCGCGGCTGGTCGAGTCCGACCCGAACCTCCGCGCCGCCAGCCCACATTTCCTCGCCCACGGGCGGGTAGCCGGCTGACCGCGTTCCGTGACGGCGGTCGCGAAACGATGTCAAAAGCTGCAATCCGGTTCTCCGGATGGCGGTCCAGGCCGTAATATCAGCCGGCGGCCGGCACTGGGGGTGTTCCGGCCATTCTGATGGGGACCGGCACTCGTCCGGTACTGGGGAGAAGCGGAAAAGTATGGCGGACAAGCCGGTACCCAAGCCTGGTCACTTCCTGCCCGGCGGCGACGGCCACCAGAGCACGGCAGAAACCGGCACCACGGATTCGGAAAGCCGCGGAACCGTCCCGGTGGCTCCGTTGGCGGCACCCACGCCACGGCTCGGCGGCGACCGGGAGCCGGTCCAGCCGCAGCTCTCCGGCAGCCGGCTCGACTCCCGCCGGACGACGCTGTCCGGCACCCGGTTCGGCCCGCCGGCCGCGGATGACCGAGCGGCCGCGGCGTACCGCGAGGTGTTCCACCCCGAGCCGATCCCGTTCATGCCGAAGAAGCGCTCCAAGGGCCTGGTCGCGCTGATCGTCGTCGCGGTCCTGCTCGTCGTCGGTGGCGGGGTCACGTTCGTGCTCAAGGTGCTGCCGAAGTTCGACGACTACGTCGCGAACCCGATGGGTACGCCGTCGGTGAAGTCCAGCGACGGACCGGCGACCACTGATCCGGCCGCGAAGGGCACGCCGGACGCCGACATCGTCGGAAAGAACGCGATCTACACCGCCGGCAAGCTGGCGGTGGCGAAGTGCCAGGAGCCGGCGTTCCGCCCGACCTCCGAGGAAAACGTGCGCTCGTACTACCAGGCGCTGACCGCATGTATGGACAAAGCCTGGGAGCCGATCGTCACCAAGGCCGGGTTCACGTTCCGCTCGCCGCGGCTGATCGTGTTCGACGACGGCGAGGAGACCGCCTGCGGCGTACAGCAGGACCTCGCGCTGTACTGCCAGGACGACCAGGGCGGCAGCGTCACGATGCCGTGGCAGAAGATCGTCGAGAACTACCCGAAGCACAAGGCGGAGACCCGCGCGGAGATGGCGCAGACCTTCAGCTTCGTGTACGGCGTACATGTCCAGAACCTGACCGGGATGGCCGAGGCCGCCGACAACCTCGCCGACACCGCCGCGAACAAGGCCGCCGAGCTCGAGGTGCACCGCCGGGCCGCGCTGCAGGCGTCCTGCTTCGGCGCGGCGTTCTTCGGCGCCGCGAAGGCGAGCTTCCCGCTCCGCGGCGAACTGCTGACGCAGTGGAACGACCTGGTCAAGCGCAGCGGCGACGAGAACTCCAAGGACAAGACCCGCGACCACGGCTCCGCCAAGAGCGTCGC from Kribbella jejuensis includes these protein-coding regions:
- a CDS encoding ATP-binding protein; the encoded protein is MGGGMVAMLFSDIEGSTMLLRRLGDRYLEALEAHRRILRSVWTAYGGTELGTEGDSFFVVFPTAGDAVRAAVDGQRGLETHTWPDAERLRVRIGIHTGTPGVHDGDYWGMDVHLAARIAAAAHGGQIVVSAVTRELAHGITVRDLGTHHLKDIPEPERLYQVTADGLQTDFPAPRTLGTATSLPAPATPLLGRDHDVERIRALLADPDVRLVTLTGPGGAGKTRLAIGAAAELPARFPGGVYFVPLAAATSGQVLWSTIAEVLDIPPRERGRVVAYLAQRTLLLVLDNLEQLQDAGQIVAEIIEGAGQVKLLVTSRRALGLPGEYRHPVVPLQAGDADSAAVQLFVQRARAVRPEFTLTPENTADVVELCRRLDGLPLAIELCAPRVRLLSVKELSARIGQALDIASTSSATPERQRTLRATIAWSDALLTPEYRRTFRQLSVFAGGAGLAAVQKVVTGIDPLDAIAELCDANLITLVEGPDGTRIRLLETVRQYAAEGLTAKHETAHAVYYADLAEELERTKQTSPDYPIERAEADLDNFRAALAWSTENDVPTALRLCSALGWVWMLGGYLAESRARHEEVVAAAGTTASPELAACLRGLSNLLLVQGEIERAHEVTTRSLQLARDLGDPAGVAFGLTVLGSVQRAQGDLEAARTTLTDAVGRLRALDEPWRLARVLGHLGGIEEELGNFGPAEELLREALTRTEELGDVHEIAAQGQNLAYLLILAGRLSEAADLVLELRPTVLALGSPGLTMAFSNTAMNLLLRRGDPVGAARLFGAEEAMGERLQIPNPYLAEELAEALELVGDTLSRADWEGYRQAGRAERVEDLLDRLTFPAG
- a CDS encoding DUF11 domain-containing protein, giving the protein MKLFRAALITGILGTSLAVPATAMAEDPPPTSSVDVSSTTLNPGDTFTVTETVYNKIAIPIEGGKAALYAQGANLTDWVDLVSCTGATICYPFNGQHFRGDVGDVPPGESRTVVFTFRVKDDPAAGPFVLVDQFIGDNYSFDAYTGPTITITPRAADVAVSLTASARSLLTTRITYTITVKNNGPGDATGIRVVGTYPAGLVWAGSTCTRVGTTRSVNCDIASLAAGASTTRTLSADTTLLTVGSLTATAQRTASSPDDPVAANDKASRTCNALTGLIVHC
- a CDS encoding extracellular solute-binding protein, which gives rise to MISRRRFLQVSGAALGASTLAACGDGGAAGGGAKASSELKLPTYKPFEGLHPDLPGAASGLEPGFLRFPADAVASVKAPPLKNAVTALTETFATPPPPMGSNPMWQALNQALGAELKLTIGTDPGYPEKFATLLASDSLPDLMWLPPNQGIPNIGPMLEAKFQDLTKYLSADAVLEYPNLAALKPASWRTAVVNGKIWGAPIPSTPFGQVMMGNPKTWAKVGGLQCSTADEFFAKCKELTNGTNYALEPAIINMLHMFGEWFGAPNSWRVNQDRSLTHLYETDNYKAAVEYAAKLWAAKVFYPDLNLADATPKTVNGQIAAQVVVGPRATADFRNLDPTLFVDTMIPFGHDGKAKPTYDMGYGTVGFTPFKKTGEGRIRELLALMDYLSAPFGTKEYLVKNFGVEGQQYQLDAQGNPVLTKAGNQQAPGLVSALQIMNSPESVIFNPAYPSDTQKIYATEQKLLKYAMRNPTAGTYSDTSSKVGPKLTAAFRDTIVDIVTGRHKMDAYDAALKRWKSGGGDKMRDEFAAVLPASVPVTGS
- a CDS encoding ABC transporter permease, whose amino-acid sequence is MLKPSAPKRQARNGLPLKAKWARDWQMVLLMIPGVLFLLVFFYLPVIGNVVAFQDFQPYLGIMHSEWNGLQNFVNLYDNPDFWDALRNTLLLAGVQLLLFFPVPIGLALIVDSLVSNRFRKWFQTIAYLPHFLSWVLVVTLFQQSLGGAGFVNNLLRHAGLDPIPFMTNPDTFPLLVVAQLIWKDAGWAMIIFLAALTTVDVSLYEAAAADGAGRWRRMWHITLPSLRTVIVLLLILRIGDILSVGFEQFILQRDSVGPGAAEVLDTFTYYAGVVGGDWSSGAAAGLAKGVVGALLLWGANSLAHRLGEPGIFQKRGVS
- a CDS encoding carbohydrate ABC transporter permease → MRPVWKESPSPGYQAIKAVILGGFALVIVIPILVVISTSLASDKDIINAGGYVLWPSHPTFKAYQTLFSGGLMGRAILVSVFVTVVGTAIALAVTIALAYATSRPVLFGRPVLLMVLFTLLFAPGIIPMFLVVKQLGLLDSLWSLILPGALGAFNFVVLRTFFMNVPGELLESARIDGASDFTILRRIIMPLSKAVIAVVGLFYAVGFWNAFFNALLYLNDTSKWPVQVILRTYVLQGKSLSADQLGVHPPPQPQSLQMAVVVVALVPIAMVYPFLQRHFTKGVITGAVKG